The Yersinia intermedia genome window below encodes:
- a CDS encoding host specificity factor TipJ family phage tail protein, whose product MTIRIYPSRLPGEPLETHEHKPMSLHQWFSVNVTNYQHDMCQPVAVEVNGKPISVSAWPLCFISPESDVRVYPVPYGTGAEFALWAAVALAVASAAYSIYMMSTLDTPGNATGSTGDQLNLSPAKANNVKLGDPIREVFGKYRVYPDYIVQPTSRFDSNNPEIYRTEMMLCVGVGHYSIPQSTMRIGSTPVVSFGDDVSYTLYSPGATVSSDPRSQNWWASTEVGGTSSGSGLDMNSTAPGSIYVNADAILFAGNTITLIGVSNENGSEDADDPSVPVSWIEGTVITVIAPDSYAVGKVGGYSVIYGNFTELGPVVGDPVTLTFNDTRYNLFIASYTPAVDPLPGVGGNAASITASAAPATYDFSGSSYTFSITWKGKTYPVSLIANYINMVGLLGAITNALTGSGCVAVEREGRVVIQESSSPFSGGSITHSLLPAPVFGDSPVNVSGVASSGGSAGVDAHITLAYSSATGTAFSGIPAGMPRLSLMYGVGQFIITGVDDTTITVNRLKVSGSADSNWAGFNSRTLLDASVSGENDAENWLGPFLACPDGEKTTVIENNFLFPNGHIQYKASGDSQPHTVSMVVQYRNVASGGAWSQVRYGFTNQTVNGHGYTRRISGLAPAQYEVRVRRTTKIGGSRTVNNVYWQALRSRLSKSPSRYANVTTLALTIRTGNRLASQSDRRVNMVATRMYDGYASRSMSGAVMHVLTSLGMTMEQIDVDAIHALENNYWTPRGETFDFATSDDSTSALDILQKITNAGMSYFLLSEGLASVGREGVKNWTGIISPQETTEPLRVAFSAPSRDDFDGVDVTYVNGTSWTEETVQCRTPDNPTPTKIESFTLDGVISEDRAYRIGMRRLMKYRQQRQTFSTSTEMDALCYNYGDRLVLTDDTPGSKTISCLITHASTDGEQITLSVNEPLDWSFTHPRCLIRLQNGSATALLIPSRIDDYTLSLPENSEISPDEWIMNDPSIEPPRLIFCSSERVGYDAIVAEISPGSDGTCEVTAKEYRSTFYDYDDAHYPGDVA is encoded by the coding sequence ATGACCATCAGAATTTATCCCTCACGTCTACCAGGTGAGCCGCTGGAGACTCACGAACACAAACCCATGTCATTGCATCAATGGTTCAGTGTCAACGTAACGAACTACCAACATGATATGTGTCAGCCGGTTGCGGTTGAAGTCAACGGAAAACCGATATCGGTATCAGCGTGGCCACTTTGCTTTATCAGCCCGGAAAGTGACGTTCGGGTGTATCCGGTCCCTTACGGTACAGGTGCAGAATTTGCGTTATGGGCGGCAGTGGCGCTAGCGGTTGCATCGGCAGCTTATTCCATCTACATGATGAGCACGCTGGACACGCCGGGTAATGCTACAGGTTCCACGGGCGATCAGCTCAACTTGTCCCCCGCAAAAGCCAATAACGTGAAACTGGGCGACCCGATCCGTGAGGTGTTTGGTAAATACCGCGTGTATCCAGATTATATCGTGCAACCCACCTCGCGATTCGATTCCAATAACCCCGAGATCTACCGTACAGAGATGATGCTGTGTGTGGGTGTGGGCCATTATTCCATTCCCCAATCTACAATGCGGATTGGCTCTACACCGGTAGTCAGTTTTGGCGACGATGTGAGCTATACCCTTTACAGTCCAGGTGCCACCGTATCGAGTGACCCCCGGTCGCAAAACTGGTGGGCATCGACTGAGGTGGGGGGCACGTCCAGTGGTAGTGGACTGGATATGAATTCCACCGCGCCGGGCAGTATTTACGTTAATGCAGATGCCATCCTCTTTGCCGGTAACACTATCACCCTGATTGGTGTGAGTAATGAAAACGGTAGCGAGGACGCGGATGATCCTAGTGTGCCAGTCTCATGGATTGAGGGAACCGTTATCACGGTGATCGCCCCTGACAGCTACGCTGTCGGCAAAGTGGGTGGGTACAGTGTTATTTATGGCAACTTCACTGAGTTGGGTCCTGTAGTGGGTGATCCGGTTACGCTGACCTTCAACGATACCCGCTACAATCTGTTTATTGCTTCTTACACACCCGCAGTTGATCCGTTGCCTGGTGTCGGGGGCAATGCAGCCAGCATTACCGCCAGTGCAGCCCCTGCAACTTACGATTTCAGCGGATCCAGCTATACGTTCAGCATCACATGGAAAGGGAAAACGTATCCGGTCAGCCTTATCGCTAACTACATCAACATGGTCGGCCTGCTGGGTGCCATTACCAATGCTTTAACAGGTTCAGGCTGTGTCGCCGTAGAGCGTGAGGGCAGGGTTGTTATTCAGGAATCATCCAGTCCCTTTTCGGGTGGAAGCATTACGCATTCATTGCTGCCAGCACCGGTATTTGGCGATAGTCCGGTCAATGTGTCCGGTGTTGCGTCGAGCGGCGGCTCTGCGGGCGTAGATGCGCATATTACGTTGGCCTATAGTTCTGCAACAGGCACCGCATTCAGTGGTATCCCTGCTGGGATGCCGCGACTGTCGCTGATGTATGGGGTGGGGCAGTTCATCATTACCGGTGTTGATGACACAACAATCACTGTTAACCGGCTGAAAGTATCTGGCAGCGCAGATAGCAACTGGGCGGGATTTAATAGCCGAACGCTCCTTGATGCGTCGGTATCCGGTGAGAATGACGCTGAAAACTGGCTGGGGCCATTTCTGGCTTGCCCTGACGGGGAGAAAACAACGGTTATTGAGAATAACTTCTTGTTCCCTAATGGGCATATACAGTACAAGGCCAGCGGTGATTCCCAGCCACATACCGTCAGCATGGTGGTTCAATATCGCAATGTGGCAAGTGGCGGGGCGTGGTCGCAAGTCAGGTATGGCTTCACTAATCAAACGGTGAACGGCCATGGTTACACTCGACGTATCAGTGGACTGGCACCAGCCCAGTACGAGGTGAGAGTCCGGCGAACCACTAAAATAGGCGGATCACGAACTGTCAATAATGTGTACTGGCAGGCGCTGCGGTCGAGGCTGAGCAAATCTCCATCACGATATGCCAACGTGACGACACTAGCGCTGACTATTCGCACCGGTAACCGGCTGGCATCACAGTCAGATCGGCGGGTTAATATGGTAGCGACCCGGATGTATGACGGGTATGCCTCGCGCTCAATGAGCGGTGCAGTGATGCACGTTCTGACCAGTTTGGGCATGACAATGGAGCAGATAGATGTGGATGCCATCCATGCTCTGGAAAACAACTACTGGACACCTCGAGGGGAGACATTCGATTTCGCTACCAGCGATGACAGTACGTCTGCGCTGGATATTCTGCAAAAGATCACTAATGCGGGCATGAGTTATTTTCTGCTGTCTGAAGGATTGGCTTCCGTTGGCAGGGAGGGCGTGAAGAACTGGACCGGCATTATCAGCCCACAGGAAACTACAGAGCCGCTCCGTGTGGCCTTTTCGGCCCCGTCACGGGATGACTTTGATGGTGTGGATGTGACCTACGTCAACGGCACAAGCTGGACCGAAGAAACGGTACAATGCCGAACCCCTGACAACCCCACGCCGACTAAGATTGAGAGTTTTACACTGGATGGGGTTATCAGCGAAGACAGAGCTTATCGAATTGGCATGCGCCGACTGATGAAGTATCGACAGCAACGGCAGACATTCTCAACAAGTACTGAAATGGATGCGCTTTGCTACAACTACGGTGACCGCCTGGTGTTGACCGATGATACGCCTGGCAGCAAAACAATAAGTTGTCTCATCACTCACGCCTCGACTGATGGCGAGCAGATAACACTGAGTGTCAATGAGCCTCTCGACTGGAGCTTCACTCATCCACGTTGCTTAATTCGGCTTCAAAATGGATCAGCAACGGCATTACTCATCCCCTCGCGGATTGATGACTATACGCTTTCGTTACCCGAAAACAGTGAGATTTCGCCCGACGAATGGATTATGAACGACCCGAGCATCGAACCGCCACGGCTGATTTTTTGCTCATCAGAACGCGTGGGATACGATGCCATCGTTGCAGAAATATCACCGGGTAGCGATGGGACGTGCGAGGTGACAGCGAAAGAATACCGTTCAACTTTCTACGATTACGATGATGCCCATTACCCCGGCGACGTCGCCTAA
- a CDS encoding DUF1833 family protein has product MTILNRLYASGGSEVIIQTLEIAVGDKTYWLTKGWEDITAVLESGESATFTACGIDIALPARNSDGTQDLQFAISNIDGIVSTAIRGALDYLSTALLTYRYYVSTDLSAPAAKPYTLIVKSGYWTATEVQITAGYMNVLDTAWPRYRYTLPNYPGLRYLS; this is encoded by the coding sequence ATGACCATATTAAATCGACTGTATGCCTCCGGTGGGTCAGAAGTGATTATTCAGACACTTGAGATTGCGGTGGGTGACAAGACCTATTGGCTCACCAAGGGCTGGGAAGACATTACCGCCGTGCTGGAAAGTGGCGAATCAGCGACCTTCACCGCGTGTGGCATTGATATCGCCCTTCCCGCAAGAAACAGTGATGGTACGCAGGATCTGCAATTTGCTATCAGTAATATTGATGGCATTGTCTCCACGGCCATTAGAGGGGCGCTCGATTACCTCAGTACCGCCTTACTGACGTACCGATACTATGTTTCTACCGACTTATCCGCACCTGCAGCAAAGCCCTATACGCTGATAGTGAAATCAGGGTACTGGACAGCTACCGAGGTTCAGATCACGGCGGGCTACATGAACGTGCTCGATACTGCGTGGCCCCGCTACCGTTATACATTGCCGAACTACCCCGGATTGCGCTACCTGTCCTGA
- a CDS encoding tape measure protein yields MTVLGDLIVNLSANSSSFQSEIARATRLGSDYHRTMESGSRRNNAAINESQQALKALNGQLESTRAIASQATGVLAGVFTIGSLIKTADEWGQLSSRVRMATDSQSQYIDVQQRLMQISDRTYKSIDEQSELFIRSANSMKELGFSTASTIDFIDSISSSLTTNAASTEKGQSAINALSKSMVMGKVAGDQWNTVMEVMPTIIGDIARYLGTTETEVKKLAASGKLSMDTFAKATIAAKDRNAELAEAMPTTIGDAITKLSNHWKAYIGDANAAHGVTQTVSGSISFLADHIDMLAIAGTALAAGGAAKYLTSVGISAGGAARELLKAQKEQISLADAQLKAAQAAQYKTTLERRAAQAALDVATDTDKQRAATLALVQARKVEEAAINGVAVAQTRLNAITSVAGRIGAGLLSAVGGLPGLAMMAVSAAAGFLLLRDNSNEASKSLADMSLPVDELTKKFRELGEVQRRSFTDSLRNDIANTDAEIRKSVEAIKIYATQAIPKDLVSNAFGGTELVINAENQQALDRFVATLRDVDSSAGGIKNLQGYMQSNFDAFAKATNMSDEQRQGLQELATAYVESKGKLEGFTERLQAIIGVTKEATAANNGLAASLNVDFSKQLTSAKLALDVSKLAATGAKNEAELLRGAYAAAGEQAELLAPQIQKIVASGGKVDVSPGLEGVREWVQLQSQIIVNNDAAQKLTASIKSGASEAKKLGDAYDKVLQQQNQQIAMHGKEGELAKISYELANGELSALSEAQKLTLTRNAAEQDRLATQVKLKSMLEQLRTPEEQVLETTRARLKLLKEAAPATEDYQKALEKISKGSVTEAPKYAGLDASVGGAGSELSRVADAEKELKKWYDKQIDMQKELLSTKEGNEQIYADRVAEINQQNNERLAGIQTAYASATLGVFSSMTGSAADLLGDLVGKSSAAYKAMFVASKAASIAQAVLNTEEAATKAMAQGGMIMGIPMSMAIRAVGYSSIGLMAGTALAGMAHDGIDNVPATGTWLLQKGERVTTAATSAKLDATLGAIQEQRETTGGEFNYSPTIQVNGDPDQRTLQMLESAVQQGYALMVNDLAKGQGKASKAMGAGWNTKRRAR; encoded by the coding sequence ATGACCGTACTGGGTGATCTGATCGTTAATTTGTCGGCTAACTCGAGTTCATTTCAATCTGAGATTGCCCGCGCCACTCGTTTAGGGAGTGATTACCATAGAACCATGGAGTCAGGTTCCCGGCGCAATAACGCGGCCATAAATGAGAGCCAGCAAGCGTTAAAAGCCTTAAACGGTCAATTAGAATCCACCCGCGCTATAGCCTCGCAGGCTACCGGTGTGCTGGCGGGGGTATTTACGATCGGGAGTTTGATAAAAACTGCTGATGAGTGGGGGCAACTTTCCTCACGCGTCAGGATGGCAACAGATTCACAATCGCAGTACATCGATGTTCAGCAGCGGTTAATGCAAATCAGTGACCGCACCTATAAATCAATTGATGAGCAGTCGGAATTGTTTATCCGCAGCGCCAATTCCATGAAGGAACTGGGATTCTCGACGGCCAGTACCATTGATTTTATTGATTCGATTTCCAGCTCATTAACTACCAATGCGGCGAGCACTGAAAAAGGCCAAAGCGCCATTAACGCACTGTCTAAATCGATGGTTATGGGCAAAGTGGCTGGAGATCAGTGGAATACCGTGATGGAGGTGATGCCGACCATTATTGGTGATATTGCCCGGTATTTAGGTACCACGGAGACGGAAGTTAAAAAACTGGCGGCCAGCGGCAAGTTATCGATGGATACCTTTGCAAAAGCCACTATTGCGGCGAAAGACCGCAACGCCGAACTGGCGGAAGCGATGCCGACGACGATCGGTGATGCCATCACCAAACTGTCAAACCACTGGAAAGCCTATATTGGCGATGCTAACGCAGCGCACGGTGTCACTCAAACCGTTTCTGGCTCGATCAGTTTTCTGGCTGATCACATTGATATGCTGGCTATTGCCGGTACAGCCCTGGCGGCGGGCGGTGCTGCAAAATACCTTACCTCAGTAGGGATCAGTGCTGGTGGTGCTGCGCGGGAGTTATTAAAGGCGCAGAAAGAACAAATTAGTCTGGCTGATGCACAGCTTAAAGCTGCACAAGCCGCGCAATATAAAACGACGCTGGAACGCCGTGCGGCGCAGGCGGCTTTAGATGTGGCGACCGATACCGACAAGCAGCGAGCCGCTACACTGGCGCTGGTACAGGCCAGAAAAGTCGAAGAAGCGGCGATAAATGGCGTTGCTGTGGCGCAAACCCGACTGAATGCCATCACCAGTGTGGCCGGACGTATAGGGGCTGGTTTGTTGTCTGCGGTCGGTGGGTTGCCCGGACTTGCCATGATGGCCGTGTCCGCCGCTGCCGGATTCCTGCTGTTACGTGATAACTCAAACGAAGCCTCAAAAAGCCTCGCGGATATGAGCTTGCCGGTTGATGAACTGACAAAAAAATTCAGGGAGCTGGGGGAGGTTCAGCGCCGATCATTTACCGACAGCCTGAGAAATGACATTGCCAACACGGATGCAGAGATCAGGAAATCTGTTGAAGCCATCAAAATTTATGCCACTCAGGCAATTCCCAAGGATTTGGTATCCAATGCGTTTGGTGGCACAGAGCTGGTTATCAATGCAGAAAATCAGCAAGCGTTAGATCGGTTTGTTGCAACACTGCGCGATGTTGACAGCAGCGCCGGCGGGATTAAAAACCTGCAAGGTTATATGCAGTCAAATTTCGATGCCTTTGCAAAAGCGACAAACATGTCGGACGAGCAGCGCCAAGGCTTGCAAGAACTGGCTACTGCCTATGTAGAGAGCAAGGGAAAGCTCGAGGGTTTCACTGAAAGGTTGCAGGCGATTATCGGCGTTACGAAAGAAGCGACAGCGGCTAATAATGGGCTGGCAGCCTCTTTAAATGTCGATTTTTCCAAGCAGTTAACCAGCGCAAAACTGGCGCTAGATGTATCAAAACTGGCAGCAACAGGGGCTAAAAATGAGGCTGAACTGTTGCGTGGGGCCTATGCTGCTGCGGGGGAACAAGCTGAGTTACTGGCACCACAAATACAGAAGATTGTTGCTTCTGGTGGGAAGGTTGATGTCTCTCCGGGGTTAGAAGGGGTGCGCGAATGGGTGCAACTTCAGTCTCAGATCATTGTAAATAATGATGCAGCCCAAAAGTTGACGGCATCCATTAAATCAGGGGCCAGCGAGGCAAAAAAACTCGGTGATGCCTATGACAAAGTACTGCAACAGCAAAACCAGCAAATTGCGATGCACGGGAAAGAGGGCGAACTGGCCAAGATCAGTTATGAGCTGGCGAACGGTGAACTGAGCGCACTCAGCGAGGCCCAAAAGCTCACACTGACCCGTAATGCTGCCGAGCAGGACCGGCTGGCAACACAGGTCAAACTGAAATCCATGTTGGAGCAATTACGCACCCCGGAAGAGCAGGTGCTGGAAACGACCCGCGCCCGCCTCAAGTTACTGAAAGAGGCCGCACCGGCGACGGAAGATTACCAAAAAGCGCTGGAGAAAATCTCAAAGGGCAGCGTAACGGAAGCCCCTAAGTATGCCGGTCTGGATGCCTCAGTGGGTGGTGCTGGCAGTGAACTGAGTCGGGTTGCCGATGCAGAAAAGGAGCTTAAAAAATGGTACGACAAGCAGATCGATATGCAAAAAGAACTGCTGTCTACCAAAGAGGGTAACGAACAAATCTATGCTGACCGTGTGGCTGAAATCAACCAGCAAAACAATGAGCGGCTGGCCGGTATTCAAACCGCTTATGCCTCAGCAACGCTGGGCGTGTTCTCATCAATGACAGGAAGTGCGGCTGATTTACTCGGTGATTTGGTCGGGAAAAGCTCAGCAGCCTACAAAGCGATGTTTGTTGCCAGCAAGGCCGCCTCCATTGCTCAGGCAGTGCTTAATACCGAAGAAGCCGCTACTAAAGCCATGGCGCAAGGCGGGATGATAATGGGTATTCCTATGTCGATGGCGATACGCGCAGTGGGTTACTCCTCTATCGGTTTGATGGCGGGCACCGCGTTAGCGGGCATGGCGCATGATGGTATTGATAACGTCCCGGCAACCGGCACCTGGTTACTTCAGAAAGGGGAGCGTGTCACAACCGCCGCAACCTCGGCAAAGCTCGACGCCACGCTGGGGGCTATTCAGGAGCAGCGTGAAACCACTGGTGGGGAATTTAACTATTCACCGACGATTCAAGTTAACGGCGACCCCGATCAGCGGACATTACAGATGCTGGAAAGTGCCGTTCAGCAAGGGTATGCCCTGATGGTTAATGATCTGGCTAAAGGGCAAGGCAAAGCGTCAAAAGCGATGGGGGCCGGATGGAACACCAAACGGAGGGCAAGATAG
- a CDS encoding phage tail assembly protein T, with protein MTLALRLGRTLGELRETISMTELRMWVEYDRLSPIGDERGDYHAAQITAATYNAQGGKNPLSIADALLRWNEPADESGESGSELEAFLGKLAE; from the coding sequence ATGACGCTTGCCCTGCGCCTGGGCCGCACCCTAGGCGAACTACGTGAAACGATCAGCATGACTGAATTGCGGATGTGGGTTGAGTATGACCGTCTCAGCCCAATTGGGGATGAGCGCGGTGATTATCATGCTGCACAGATCACTGCCGCGACCTATAACGCGCAGGGTGGCAAGAATCCGCTCAGTATCGCGGATGCTTTGCTGCGCTGGAATGAGCCAGCAGATGAGAGTGGAGAGTCTGGATCAGAACTTGAAGCATTCTTAGGGAAGTTGGCTGAGTAA
- a CDS encoding phage tail assembly chaperone translates to MAVLKKSLRELATAPLSGFRTKVITVSEWEGATVVLREPSPAGWARWRDVMKPGEGDGETEAPALSLSEEAQRNIRADVVMLIDVLLDEDRQPVFTQADAEAIVEFYGPVHSRLLRQALDLQTTAADAEKKSESQKPDS, encoded by the coding sequence ATGGCTGTACTGAAAAAATCTCTCAGGGAACTGGCCACTGCGCCTTTATCGGGTTTTCGAACGAAAGTGATCACCGTTTCCGAATGGGAAGGGGCCACCGTTGTTTTGCGTGAGCCTTCACCTGCGGGCTGGGCGCGTTGGCGTGACGTTATGAAACCAGGGGAAGGGGATGGGGAGACTGAAGCCCCCGCACTGTCATTGTCAGAAGAAGCACAAAGGAACATTCGCGCGGATGTGGTGATGCTCATTGATGTGCTGCTGGATGAGGACCGCCAGCCTGTTTTCACGCAGGCAGATGCAGAAGCCATTGTTGAGTTTTATGGGCCGGTACATTCCCGACTGCTGCGACAGGCGCTGGATTTACAAACCACGGCGGCAGACGCTGAAAAAAAGTCCGAGAGCCAGAAACCCGATTCTTAA
- the gpU gene encoding phage tail terminator protein, translating into MNKHTAIRTAVLDALRASIDDPSVTFFDGRPGFLDVTDLPAVAVYLTDSESTGEYIDGDHWRSVLHVEVFLKAKSPDSALDEWMENKIYPVMGDIPLLYEQVESISPLGYDYRRDDEAVTWGSSDISYSLSYFK; encoded by the coding sequence ATGAACAAACATACCGCAATACGTACAGCAGTACTTGATGCACTGAGAGCTTCCATTGATGATCCGAGTGTCACTTTCTTTGATGGCCGACCGGGATTCCTTGATGTAACAGATTTGCCAGCCGTCGCCGTTTATCTGACTGATTCAGAGTCTACGGGGGAGTATATCGACGGTGACCATTGGCGTTCAGTCTTGCATGTGGAGGTTTTTTTAAAAGCAAAAAGCCCCGACTCGGCACTGGATGAGTGGATGGAAAACAAAATTTATCCTGTCATGGGGGATATACCGCTGTTATATGAACAGGTAGAAAGCATCTCCCCGCTAGGCTATGACTACCGTCGTGATGATGAAGCAGTCACCTGGGGTTCATCGGACATCAGCTACTCTCTGTCGTACTTTAAATAA
- a CDS encoding phage tail protein: protein MTVQGLDQLISNLAALSKTAVPRATAQAVNRVAGRAISRSSSKVSKGTKVPLKLVRGRAKLKKASPGRPIATIRVKRGDLPVINLGPVRMQLSRRKGSKGGADSVLKVGRFTFPGAFLQQLSNGRWQVMRRTSKARYPIEVIKIPMAAPLTQAFDDETKALLMSDMPKELAAALSNQLRLVIKR, encoded by the coding sequence ATGACAGTTCAAGGTTTGGATCAGTTGATCAGTAATCTTGCCGCGCTCAGTAAAACGGCGGTACCACGGGCTACCGCGCAAGCCGTGAACCGTGTTGCTGGGCGGGCAATAAGTCGCAGTAGTTCAAAAGTTTCCAAGGGTACCAAAGTGCCGTTAAAACTGGTTCGGGGGCGAGCTAAATTAAAAAAGGCCAGTCCGGGACGCCCAATAGCCACTATCCGCGTTAAACGGGGTGATTTACCCGTTATTAATCTTGGCCCAGTGCGTATGCAGTTATCGCGTCGTAAAGGGAGCAAGGGGGGCGCAGACAGTGTGCTGAAAGTGGGGCGTTTCACATTTCCAGGCGCATTTTTACAACAACTCAGTAATGGACGTTGGCAAGTAATGCGCAGAACGTCAAAAGCCCGTTACCCCATTGAAGTGATTAAGATCCCAATGGCAGCACCACTCACACAGGCATTTGATGATGAAACAAAAGCCCTTCTGATGAGTGATATGCCAAAAGAACTGGCGGCGGCATTGAGCAATCAATTACGACTGGTGATTAAACGATGA
- a CDS encoding DNA breaking-rejoining protein: MANVFDRLTSRMDRVTVARMGGPVLINDVEFVSVESHLIPEMGPMTGDGISLVIFSADYVPHRNDQVVLDGQSYIVTRHQSFNGKPQIWLE, translated from the coding sequence ATGGCTAACGTCTTTGACCGCCTAACATCCCGAATGGACCGGGTGACCGTGGCGCGAATGGGGGGGCCGGTACTGATTAACGATGTGGAATTTGTCTCCGTAGAAAGTCATCTAATTCCTGAAATGGGTCCCATGACTGGCGATGGCATTTCATTGGTTATTTTCTCCGCTGACTATGTGCCACATCGTAATGACCAGGTGGTTTTGGATGGTCAATCCTACATCGTTACCCGCCATCAGTCTTTTAATGGTAAACCCCAAATCTGGTTGGAGTAA
- a CDS encoding DUF2190 family protein, with the protein MAKNYVQEGMTISITNSGDTAILSGDPVVVGDLIAVAITDILPSSVADGFAAGVFLLPKLETDDIAVGKKVALKDGKIQLSATGAVAAGRAWDAAPAGSSFVAVKING; encoded by the coding sequence ATGGCTAAGAATTATGTTCAGGAAGGCATGACCATTTCGATCACTAATAGTGGTGATACAGCTATTTTAAGCGGTGATCCGGTGGTCGTTGGCGATTTAATCGCAGTGGCCATCACGGATATCCTCCCCAGTTCTGTCGCTGATGGTTTTGCTGCTGGGGTGTTTTTATTGCCCAAGCTGGAGACTGATGACATAGCCGTAGGCAAAAAAGTGGCACTAAAAGACGGCAAGATTCAGTTAAGTGCGACAGGTGCTGTCGCCGCAGGGCGGGCATGGGATGCCGCACCTGCTGGCAGTTCGTTTGTTGCGGTCAAAATCAATGGCTAA